One window of the Candidatus Zixiibacteriota bacterium genome contains the following:
- a CDS encoding Major facilitator superfamily MFS_1 gives MGTIEAENSAVAERSDQPAKLLNKNFVLLWQGQFISQIGTQVHGIAIMFWLKHATGSATIMGTLMMASMLPGVLLGPIGGAFADRHSRRKIILYSDLFSGILVLIVTLMLFYRPGDVDFIVVWLTITYIFMGITNAAFGPALSAALPDLVPREKIPAANSLRQSTMQISSFFGQGLGGVLFRLLGAPILFLADAVSFFISAISLIFVKIPQKYPERVAGFRAIFDHFKKSIIEGLHYVWKHKGLRSLIFSAAFLNFFIAPVGILLPFYVEDTLKSTPDWFGYFMALLGAGALLGYAIAGWLYIPGKKRSLLIVSLLIIESLTIGALGLVRSTYIALIIFFFIGLFNGTINIYISTILQVTTPTEIRGRVFSVLGTVAGGLAPIAMGLAGVIADLLNKNIPLIFILCGGISAALAILVSLGHEFREFLAHEIPRAARAK, from the coding sequence ATGGGGACTATTGAGGCCGAAAACAGCGCTGTTGCCGAAAGGTCTGATCAGCCCGCAAAATTGCTGAATAAAAATTTTGTCCTTCTCTGGCAGGGGCAGTTCATCAGTCAGATCGGCACGCAGGTGCACGGTATTGCCATTATGTTCTGGCTGAAGCATGCTACCGGCTCGGCCACCATAATGGGAACCTTGATGATGGCCTCAATGCTTCCGGGGGTATTGCTCGGCCCGATTGGCGGGGCATTTGCCGATCGACATTCGCGGCGCAAAATTATTCTTTACAGCGACCTCTTCTCTGGCATCCTGGTCTTGATCGTTACTCTGATGCTTTTCTACAGGCCCGGTGATGTTGATTTTATTGTTGTCTGGCTGACCATCACTTATATCTTCATGGGGATCACCAATGCGGCCTTCGGTCCGGCTCTTTCGGCGGCCCTCCCTGATCTGGTTCCCCGAGAAAAAATCCCGGCCGCCAATTCCCTGCGTCAATCGACCATGCAGATTTCCTCATTTTTCGGCCAGGGTTTGGGCGGCGTTCTCTTCCGCCTTTTGGGGGCCCCGATTCTTTTCCTGGCCGACGCCGTCAGTTTTTTCATTTCGGCCATCTCCCTGATATTTGTCAAAATCCCTCAGAAATATCCGGAAAGGGTCGCCGGATTCCGCGCGATATTCGACCATTTTAAAAAATCAATTATCGAAGGATTGCACTATGTCTGGAAGCATAAGGGACTTCGCAGTCTAATCTTCTCCGCCGCCTTTCTCAATTTCTTTATCGCCCCGGTGGGAATCCTTCTCCCCTTTTACGTGGAAGACACCTTGAAATCAACTCCCGACTGGTTCGGATATTTTATGGCTCTTCTGGGAGCGGGAGCGCTTCTCGGCTATGCTATCGCCGGATGGCTCTATATTCCCGGGAAAAAGAGAAGTCTTCTGATAGTTTCGCTTCTGATTATCGAATCCCTGACCATCGGGGCCCTGGGATTGGTGCGATCCACTTATATTGCACTTATAATATTCTTCTTTATTGGCCTGTTTAACGGCACCATCAATATTTATATATCGACCATTCTTCAGGTCACTACCCCGACCGAAATACGGGGTCGGGTGTTCAGCGTCCTGGGGACGGTGGCCGGCGGCCTGGCTCCGATTGCCATGGGATTGGCCGGAGTCATCGCCGATTTGCTGAATAAAAATATCCCACTGATTTTTATATTATGCGGAGGGATTTCCGCCGCCCTGGCGATTCTGGTTTCCCTGGGACATGAATTTCGGGAATTTCTGGCCCACGAAATCCCCCGCGCGGCACGGGCGAAATAG
- a CDS encoding Aconitase A yields MPAQNLVEKIAQKFAVGLDNHIVRAGDYLSIRPAHVMTHDNTGAVIPKFKSIGASKVANPRQPVFALDHNVQDTGEENKKKYAKIESFAREHGIDFYPAGRGIGHQIMCEEGYAWPGTMVVASDSHSNMYGGLGCLGTPIVRTDAAAIWATGRTWWQVPPVAKIELKGKLGPGVSGKDLIITLCGLFNKDEVLNHALEFSGEGIKSLNIDQRLTIANMTTEWGALVGLFPIDEITIDWLTKRAAFVAGRGPAGVPSDADGKNIHPRLNGNQIDKIRSEDLKADPNAYYAKILTIDLATIQPYVSGPNTVKVMSPITQFRDKNVKINKAYLVSCVNSRVDDITEAAAVVKGKRVAPGVEFYISAASSEVQAESERRGDWGTLLEAGALPLPPGCGPCIGLGKGLLEDGEIGISATNRNFKGRMGSPSAQAYLASPAVVAASAIAGKIDYPGSFGRSLPHGEIKISERPPSEPGEVKIIEGFPSTIEGDIIFCHQDNLNTDGIYPGKYTYIDDFTPEQQAAVVMENYDPEFGKIAKEGDILVGGYNFGTGSSREQAATALKYRGIRLVVAGSFSETYKRNALNNGYLVIEAPELVQSLKARFGTDRLTISTGIRAILDFKRSQIKVENKEFGIGPVGPAAQELIIAGGLENWVKRNL; encoded by the coding sequence ATGCCAGCTCAGAATCTTGTGGAAAAAATCGCCCAGAAATTCGCGGTCGGCCTCGACAATCATATTGTCCGGGCCGGGGATTATCTTTCGATCCGCCCCGCTCATGTCATGACTCATGACAACACCGGCGCCGTTATACCGAAATTCAAATCGATCGGGGCCTCGAAAGTCGCCAATCCCCGTCAGCCGGTTTTCGCGCTGGACCATAACGTGCAGGATACCGGGGAGGAAAATAAGAAGAAATATGCGAAAATAGAATCATTCGCCCGTGAACATGGCATCGATTTTTATCCGGCGGGCCGGGGAATCGGACATCAGATTATGTGCGAGGAAGGGTACGCCTGGCCGGGGACGATGGTGGTGGCATCGGACAGCCATTCCAACATGTACGGCGGTCTGGGCTGTCTGGGAACGCCGATCGTGAGAACCGATGCCGCGGCCATCTGGGCTACGGGACGGACCTGGTGGCAGGTCCCGCCGGTCGCCAAAATTGAACTTAAAGGCAAATTAGGACCCGGCGTATCCGGCAAAGATTTAATAATTACTCTTTGCGGCCTGTTCAACAAAGATGAAGTCCTCAATCATGCTCTCGAATTTTCTGGCGAGGGAATCAAATCGTTGAATATCGACCAGCGCCTGACAATCGCCAATATGACCACCGAATGGGGCGCCCTGGTCGGTCTATTCCCCATTGACGAAATAACCATCGATTGGCTGACAAAGCGAGCCGCTTTTGTGGCCGGGCGCGGCCCGGCAGGGGTTCCTTCGGATGCCGACGGCAAAAATATTCATCCGCGACTCAATGGCAATCAAATCGACAAAATCCGCTCCGAGGATTTAAAAGCGGATCCAAACGCCTATTACGCCAAGATTTTGACCATTGATTTGGCTACCATACAGCCGTATGTCTCCGGGCCCAATACCGTAAAAGTAATGTCTCCGATCACTCAGTTCCGGGATAAAAATGTAAAGATAAATAAGGCCTATCTCGTCTCGTGCGTAAACAGCCGGGTTGATGATATCACCGAAGCGGCCGCCGTCGTCAAAGGGAAAAGAGTGGCCCCGGGAGTCGAATTCTACATTTCTGCCGCTTCAAGCGAAGTTCAAGCGGAAAGCGAACGACGGGGCGATTGGGGAACTTTGCTTGAGGCCGGCGCTTTGCCGCTTCCGCCGGGATGCGGTCCCTGTATCGGGCTGGGCAAAGGCCTTCTTGAGGACGGTGAAATCGGCATCTCTGCCACCAATCGCAATTTCAAGGGGCGCATGGGATCGCCGTCGGCCCAGGCCTATCTGGCTTCGCCGGCTGTGGTGGCGGCTTCCGCTATCGCGGGCAAAATAGATTATCCCGGATCTTTCGGAAGATCCTTACCGCATGGCGAGATAAAAATAAGTGAACGGCCTCCCTCAGAACCGGGCGAAGTAAAAATAATTGAGGGCTTTCCTTCCACTATCGAAGGTGACATTATATTTTGTCACCAGGATAATCTCAACACCGACGGCATCTACCCCGGGAAATATACCTATATCGATGATTTCACTCCCGAACAACAGGCCGCGGTGGTGATGGAAAACTATGATCCGGAATTCGGCAAGATAGCTAAAGAAGGCGACATCCTTGTCGGCGGCTATAATTTCGGAACAGGAAGTTCCCGTGAACAGGCGGCCACGGCCTTGAAATATCGCGGGATCAGACTGGTAGTGGCCGGGTCTTTTTCAGAAACATACAAAAGAAACGCCTTGAATAACGGATATCTCGTAATTGAAGCGCCCGAACTTGTCCAGAGTCTGAAAGCCCGATTCGGAACGGATCGCCTGACAATTTCAACCGGAATTCGGGCCATCCTGGACTTCAAGCGATCCCAAATCAAGGTTGAGAACAAGGAATTCGGAATCGGACCGGTCGGGCCGGCGGCACAGGAACTTATTATCGCCGGCGGGCTGGAGAACTGGGTCAAAAGAAACTTATAG
- a CDS encoding exported hypothetical protein (Evidence 5 : Unknown function) has translation MISKNLLSFRKLLVLLSFFLFFSNCLSSDGKTFGITSFIPERFRDLEWKVRGEVNFNYNDAADFAEGNSSDRISSYKMNNWGSNSLFNLDSYFRYRSVTIPRYMTFTLSNYFSALFQKSHSSSEYYGVFDNYEKNISEDRRRTISAELQPTLDLGIYLTGDLFVSSIIAGFIDYSKSPARESNADAYGSDRDPSHNYTRIYRRVSRLRQDSDSKSYYLAVSLLPGFGRVYEGNYAATAEYIIDELRRQKLLLKEPSYEQMWELSNIIYQYRNLHAIDSRIHLIESLRSVTDFLIKQGILSDEGTANLLIIQDVWNYFPKYSRQFGLFIRGGLGLKASFQSGQDGQSREDRYYEDLVDFDSHSLDGYPLIQENNRYTFEHTIYKRTDIYSEFLFDYYRPLNLKWQFSANYRARYYLYSKMKNYSDKYDSEIGSVNYREDIDTYKENVEMTLYPSLLLIIDSRSACLQKINIYYSHWKLESNSRHRLDSLRQELLTKSAQNEVGLNLASTFNYRIAIPTTLVIGASYNIFWSFPFEGEHYHSSNFNFSIAVEHYIF, from the coding sequence ATGATCAGCAAAAATCTATTATCATTCAGGAAGTTATTAGTATTACTTTCTTTTTTTCTTTTCTTTTCCAATTGTCTATCGTCCGACGGCAAGACGTTCGGGATCACCAGTTTCATTCCCGAGCGGTTCAGGGATCTGGAGTGGAAAGTTCGGGGGGAGGTCAATTTCAATTATAACGATGCGGCCGATTTTGCGGAAGGCAATTCGTCAGACAGGATTTCATCCTATAAAATGAATAATTGGGGATCAAATAGTCTATTTAATTTGGACAGCTATTTCAGGTATCGCAGTGTGACCATTCCCAGATATATGACATTCACATTAAGCAACTATTTCAGTGCTTTATTTCAGAAGAGTCATTCATCTTCGGAATATTATGGCGTATTCGATAACTATGAAAAAAATATATCTGAAGATAGAAGGCGGACCATTTCGGCGGAATTGCAGCCGACCCTGGACCTGGGAATTTATTTGACCGGCGATTTGTTCGTCTCATCTATAATTGCAGGTTTCATTGATTATTCCAAATCTCCGGCCCGGGAGTCGAACGCCGATGCATACGGTAGTGACCGTGATCCTTCTCATAATTATACCCGCATTTATCGGCGTGTAAGCAGGCTGCGTCAAGACAGCGACAGTAAATCCTATTATCTTGCCGTCTCGCTTCTGCCCGGTTTTGGCAGGGTGTATGAGGGAAATTATGCGGCGACCGCAGAATATATTATAGATGAGTTGCGTCGCCAAAAATTATTGCTGAAGGAGCCCAGTTACGAACAGATGTGGGAATTGTCAAATATTATATATCAATATCGAAATTTGCATGCTATTGATAGCCGCATTCACTTAATTGAGTCTTTGAGAAGCGTTACAGATTTTCTTATTAAACAGGGAATACTATCGGACGAAGGCACAGCCAATTTATTGATTATTCAAGACGTTTGGAACTACTTTCCCAAATATTCCAGACAATTTGGATTATTTATTCGGGGTGGCCTTGGCCTGAAGGCGTCATTTCAAAGTGGCCAGGATGGCCAAAGCCGCGAGGACAGATATTATGAAGATCTAGTGGATTTTGATTCCCATTCGCTTGACGGGTATCCGCTGATTCAAGAAAATAATCGCTATACTTTCGAACATACTATTTATAAAAGAACAGATATCTATTCCGAATTTCTATTTGATTATTACAGACCGCTGAATCTAAAATGGCAATTCAGCGCCAACTACCGGGCGCGATATTATTTGTACTCAAAAATGAAAAATTACTCGGATAAGTACGATTCCGAAATCGGCAGTGTCAATTACAGGGAGGATATTGATACCTATAAGGAAAATGTGGAAATGACTCTATATCCTTCTTTATTGCTTATAATTGATTCCAGAAGCGCATGCCTGCAGAAAATTAATATATACTACTCACATTGGAAACTTGAGAGCAATTCCCGCCACCGTTTAGACTCCCTTAGGCAGGAGTTACTCACTAAATCGGCTCAGAATGAAGTCGGACTAAATCTGGCGTCGACTTTTAATTATAGGATTGCAATTCCCACGACCTTGGTGATAGGAGCGTCTTACAATATATTTTGGTCTTTCCCATTTGAAGGAGAGCATTATCACAGCAGCAATTTCAATTTTTCCATTGCCGTGGAACATTATATTTTCTAA
- a CDS encoding Hydrolase (Isochorismatase family) yields MKPALLIIDIQNRFFTRNGVTAESLNNAAEYINAAIALFRERHLPIIAVQHKNEATGLVPGVPEFDIPESIKLEVSDINIIKTYGDAFNKTILAAQLHSLDIDSVIITGFCAEFCINATCIGAENNDFVPIVLKGALASGHPERIALIEEINDIISLGALKAALKPAE; encoded by the coding sequence ATGAAACCGGCGCTTTTAATTATTGATATTCAAAACAGATTTTTTACCCGCAATGGCGTCACGGCCGAATCCCTGAATAACGCCGCAGAATACATAAATGCGGCCATCGCACTTTTCCGGGAACGGCATCTTCCCATTATTGCTGTCCAGCATAAAAATGAGGCAACCGGGCTTGTACCGGGCGTACCGGAATTCGATATCCCTGAAAGCATAAAACTGGAAGTTAGTGATATCAATATTATCAAAACCTACGGCGATGCCTTCAATAAGACTATTTTAGCGGCACAATTACATTCATTAGATATCGATAGCGTCATCATCACCGGTTTTTGCGCCGAATTTTGTATCAACGCCACTTGTATCGGCGCCGAGAATAACGATTTCGTTCCGATTGTCCTGAAAGGGGCCCTGGCCAGCGGTCATCCGGAGAGAATCGCTCTTATCGAAGAAATCAATGATATCATATCTCTCGGGGCCTTAAAGGCGGCGCTGAAACCTGCCGAGTAA
- a CDS encoding conserved hypothetical protein (Evidence 4 : Unknown function but conserved in other organisms): protein MISKMIKEKLDQYGQGFEDLSSTLQDIPGESWNWKPAPDKWSIHEIIIHVVDSEVHGFIRCRFAIAEPGVTILPYNQEKWTAALNYEKQDTAEYIQLFKYLHATTFKLLKSVGDNSWTNFYMHPERGKMTLESWLDSYNDHLSRHIKQIKRTYNEWKSK from the coding sequence ATGATTTCAAAAATGATCAAAGAGAAGCTGGATCAATATGGTCAAGGGTTTGAGGACTTAAGTTCCACCTTGCAAGATATCCCCGGGGAATCGTGGAACTGGAAACCGGCCCCGGACAAATGGAGTATCCATGAGATTATTATTCATGTCGTTGATAGCGAAGTGCATGGATTTATTCGTTGCCGTTTTGCCATCGCCGAGCCGGGGGTTACGATTCTTCCCTACAATCAGGAAAAATGGACGGCCGCTCTTAATTACGAAAAGCAGGATACAGCCGAATATATTCAATTATTCAAATATCTCCATGCAACCACCTTCAAACTATTGAAATCGGTCGGCGATAACTCGTGGACCAATTTTTATATGCACCCCGAGCGGGGGAAAATGACACTTGAGAGCTGGCTTGATTCTTATAATGATCATCTATCCCGCCATATTAAGCAGATAAAGCGAACATATAACGAATGGAAAAGCAAATAA
- the tetA gene encoding Tetracycline resistance protein, class C, producing MTPSSRSKNDSVSLKHILRALNSRNYRLFFGGQGVSLIGTWMQRIALSWLVYRLTNSPFLLGLVSFSGQIPTFLLAPVAGVLADRMNRLKLVIAAQILSMIQAFLLAFLVLTKMITTWEIIVLSIFLGLVNAFEITARQSLVVEMIDKKEDLGNAIALNSSIFNGARLVGPSIAGILIAAVGEGVCFLLNGISFGAVIAALMMMKLKPIHTKPKNDNMLKGLKEGFAYTFGFPPLRSILLMVALVNLMGMPYVVLLPVFARDILHGGPNTLGFLMGATGVGALSGALFLAARKSVVGLGKWIPIAAGTLGGGLILFCLSRHFVLSIILMLPIGFGMMVNMASSNTLLQTIVDDDKRGRLMSQYAMAFMGMAPLGSLWAGAAAGRIGAPLTLIIGGLICILAALIFARNLPAMRKLVHPIYHRKGILPEIAVGYPFRRHPTPVLRQIKLCSVTAVLYSVFVLDISKGFKNDFKNDQREAGSIWSRV from the coding sequence ATGACTCCCTCAAGTAGAAGCAAAAATGATTCTGTCAGTCTGAAGCATATACTCCGGGCGTTGAATTCACGCAACTATCGACTGTTTTTCGGGGGTCAGGGGGTTTCCTTGATTGGCACCTGGATGCAACGTATCGCTCTCAGCTGGCTGGTCTATCGCCTTACCAACTCGCCATTTCTCCTGGGATTAGTCAGTTTCTCCGGCCAAATTCCGACATTCCTTTTGGCGCCGGTCGCTGGCGTCCTGGCGGATCGAATGAATCGCTTGAAACTCGTAATAGCGGCCCAGATATTGTCCATGATACAGGCTTTCCTCCTGGCCTTTCTGGTTCTGACCAAAATGATCACGACCTGGGAAATCATTGTTCTCAGCATTTTTCTGGGACTGGTAAATGCCTTTGAAATTACGGCCCGTCAGTCACTGGTCGTGGAAATGATTGATAAAAAAGAGGACCTGGGAAACGCCATTGCTCTTAATTCTTCAATCTTTAATGGCGCCAGATTAGTCGGCCCGTCGATTGCCGGAATCTTGATTGCCGCGGTCGGCGAAGGAGTCTGTTTTCTATTGAACGGCATCAGTTTTGGAGCGGTCATCGCCGCCCTGATGATGATGAAGTTGAAACCCATTCATACCAAGCCCAAAAACGACAATATGTTAAAGGGCCTGAAGGAAGGCTTTGCCTATACATTTGGATTTCCCCCTTTGCGCTCAATTCTCCTTATGGTCGCTCTCGTCAACCTGATGGGGATGCCGTATGTGGTCCTCCTGCCGGTATTCGCCCGCGATATCCTCCATGGCGGGCCCAATACGCTGGGATTTTTAATGGGGGCGACAGGTGTCGGCGCCCTTTCGGGGGCGCTCTTCCTGGCGGCCCGCAAGAGTGTGGTCGGATTGGGGAAGTGGATTCCGATTGCCGCCGGAACCCTGGGGGGCGGCTTGATACTATTTTGTTTATCCCGGCATTTCGTCTTATCCATTATTCTGATGTTGCCGATCGGCTTTGGCATGATGGTCAATATGGCCTCGAGCAATACTCTTTTGCAGACGATTGTCGATGACGACAAGCGGGGTCGTCTGATGAGCCAGTATGCTATGGCATTCATGGGCATGGCGCCGCTCGGGAGTCTCTGGGCCGGGGCAGCGGCCGGGAGGATCGGCGCTCCTCTGACACTCATAATCGGCGGATTGATTTGCATTCTTGCGGCTCTGATCTTTGCCCGCAATCTACCGGCAATGCGAAAATTGGTCCACCCCATATATCATAGAAAAGGAATTCTTCCCGAGATTGCGGTCGGTTATCCGTTCCGCCGACACCCCACCCCTGTCCTCCGGCAAATAAAACTTTGCTCAGTCACCGCCGTATTGTATTCTGTATTTGTTTTGGATATTTCGAAAGGATTCAAGAATGATTTCAAAAATGATCAAAGAGAAGCTGGATCAATATGGTCAAGGGTTTGA
- the phoB gene encoding DNA-binding response regulator in two-component regulatory system with PhoR (or CreC) (Evidence 2a : Function from experimental evidences in other organisms; Product type r : regulator), producing MPKDKILIVDDEEDILELIKYNLEKEGYQVISAISGENALTLARSQMPALIILDLMLPGIDGLEVCKILKNENKTQNIPIIMLTAKGEESDVVTGLELGADDYIAKPFSPKVLIARVRNVLRRKKKASVENTAVLKIQDLTIHPGRHEVLVKDHRVDLTPTEFGILHYLARRPGWVFSRYDIVNGVRGEDAVVTDRSVDVQIVGLRKKLGRAGDYIETVRGVGYRFKEF from the coding sequence ATGCCCAAAGATAAAATCCTGATCGTCGATGATGAGGAAGATATCCTCGAATTAATAAAATACAATCTCGAGAAGGAAGGGTATCAGGTAATATCAGCCATTTCAGGGGAAAATGCCCTGACACTGGCTCGATCCCAGATGCCGGCATTAATTATTCTTGACTTGATGTTACCCGGAATTGATGGGCTCGAAGTCTGCAAAATCCTTAAGAATGAAAACAAAACTCAAAACATTCCTATAATCATGCTGACCGCCAAGGGGGAAGAATCTGATGTCGTCACCGGCCTGGAACTCGGCGCCGACGATTATATTGCCAAACCGTTCAGCCCTAAGGTCCTGATTGCTCGCGTCAGAAATGTTTTGCGGCGTAAAAAGAAGGCAAGCGTGGAGAATACGGCGGTTCTGAAAATTCAAGATCTTACTATACATCCCGGGCGCCATGAAGTTCTGGTGAAGGATCACCGAGTCGATTTAACGCCGACAGAATTTGGCATATTACATTATCTGGCACGGCGTCCGGGCTGGGTATTTTCGCGATACGATATTGTCAATGGCGTCCGCGGCGAGGACGCCGTCGTGACCGATCGATCGGTCGATGTGCAAATAGTCGGGCTCCGCAAGAAATTGGGCCGGGCCGGAGATTATATCGAAACAGTCCGCGGCGTCGGCTACCGATTTAAGGAATTTTAG
- a CDS encoding Multi-sensor signal transduction histidine kinase, with the protein MPRKRIIWHLYPTYLILTIITLVAVSWYGTSGLKELALEQTVNDLKSRMMLIEPELTGPVIGGDTVRVDSLCKALGLTSSTRITVIMKDGKVIGDSQNDPATMENHRNRPEIQAVFSGRDGINTRYSSTLHLNMVYLAAPVFLQNKIIAVMRVSIPLMSIEKTIGPVRTKIILFGIAVAILMALASLYIARRIARPIEILQQGAERFAQGDLNHRMSVAENDELGGLARAMNEMAANLNARIETITRQRNEREAILASMVEGVIAVDDDERILSSNLAAARLLGTDPQAIMGKTIQEAIRISSLQKFISEALQSSGPVEAEMAIISGGDKNIQIHGMPLRDSVGRSIGALVVLNDITRIKKLENMRKDFVANVSHELKTPITSIKGFVETLIDGAVKSPEESDRFLKIIQKQVDRLNNIVQDILTLAYIEKETEGDRIPLEIAPVKEVLLNAIEAVNAKASMRDIKINLICEDAIKAKINAALMEQAVVNLIDNAINYSESGTVIEIAVGDDHEGAKISVRDHGSGIAPEHLSRIFERFYRVDRARSRAVGGTGLGLAIVKHIILXHNGTVNVESSLGTGSTFTINLPNS; encoded by the coding sequence ATGCCGAGAAAACGAATTATCTGGCACCTTTACCCTACTTATTTAATTCTGACCATTATTACGCTGGTGGCGGTTTCCTGGTACGGGACAAGCGGCCTGAAGGAATTGGCGCTGGAACAGACCGTAAATGATTTGAAATCGCGCATGATGCTGATTGAACCGGAGCTTACGGGGCCCGTCATCGGCGGCGATACGGTTCGCGTTGATTCTTTGTGCAAGGCCCTCGGGCTGACCTCTTCAACGCGGATAACGGTAATAATGAAGGATGGCAAAGTCATCGGCGACTCCCAAAACGATCCGGCGACAATGGAGAATCACCGGAATCGCCCCGAGATTCAGGCGGTCTTTTCAGGGCGGGACGGAATCAATACCCGGTACAGCAGTACCCTTCACCTGAATATGGTCTACCTGGCCGCTCCGGTATTTTTGCAAAATAAAATAATTGCGGTCATGCGAGTTTCCATCCCTTTAATGTCGATCGAAAAAACAATCGGACCGGTCAGAACGAAGATTATTCTGTTCGGAATAGCTGTCGCTATTCTGATGGCCCTTGCCAGTCTATATATTGCCCGCCGTATCGCCCGTCCCATCGAAATTCTTCAACAGGGCGCCGAACGATTTGCGCAGGGTGATTTAAATCATAGAATGTCGGTCGCGGAAAATGACGAGTTGGGCGGGCTGGCTCGGGCCATGAATGAGATGGCGGCCAATCTCAACGCCAGAATAGAGACTATCACGCGTCAGAGAAATGAACGGGAGGCCATTTTAGCCAGTATGGTCGAAGGGGTAATCGCTGTCGATGATGATGAACGTATTCTGAGTTCCAATCTGGCGGCGGCCCGTCTATTGGGTACGGACCCGCAGGCCATTATGGGAAAAACCATTCAGGAGGCGATTAGGATTTCATCACTCCAGAAATTTATCTCGGAGGCCCTGCAGAGTTCCGGGCCGGTCGAAGCGGAAATGGCGATTATATCGGGCGGCGATAAAAACATTCAAATTCACGGAATGCCTCTCAGGGATTCTGTGGGCCGAAGTATCGGCGCCCTTGTCGTTCTCAATGATATTACCCGGATAAAGAAATTGGAAAATATGCGCAAAGATTTCGTGGCCAATGTCTCGCACGAATTGAAGACCCCCATTACGAGCATTAAAGGTTTTGTCGAGACCCTGATCGATGGTGCTGTCAAATCCCCCGAAGAATCGGATCGATTTTTGAAAATTATTCAGAAACAGGTTGATCGGCTCAATAATATTGTTCAGGATATTCTGACACTCGCATATATTGAGAAGGAAACCGAGGGGGATAGAATTCCGCTGGAAATTGCCCCTGTTAAAGAGGTCCTGCTTAATGCCATTGAGGCCGTCAACGCCAAAGCGTCGATGCGCGACATTAAGATTAATCTGATCTGTGAGGATGCTATAAAAGCGAAAATCAATGCCGCATTAATGGAGCAGGCAGTTGTCAATCTTATAGATAATGCCATTAACTACAGTGAGTCTGGAACGGTGATAGAGATTGCGGTTGGTGACGATCACGAAGGAGCTAAAATTTCTGTCCGCGATCATGGAAGCGGGATCGCCCCGGAGCATCTGTCACGGATATTCGAGCGTTTCTATAGAGTCGATCGGGCCAGAAGTCGGGCTGTCGGCGGAACCGGACTGGGCCTGGCCATTGTCAAACATATCATCCTCNCGCACAACGGTACCGTCAATGTGGAATCGTCTTTGGGCACTGGGAGCACTTTTACAATAAATTTGCCCAATTCCTGA